Proteins from a genomic interval of Capsicum annuum cultivar UCD-10X-F1 chromosome 4, UCD10Xv1.1, whole genome shotgun sequence:
- the LOC107868063 gene encoding small glutamine-rich tetratricopeptide repeat-containing protein 2 isoform X4 — protein sequence MAKLKTDSPLSRRIVLAFLRFLDSVEPAPGADDEGLEVAKQCLSEAFKIGPSSYASSSDSLVDIFSSREAIDQSQINVDRTHDISLPDAPCTSSGQKAADGTKEAQTFGISKDELFGQFFDALEKAHYFGSLPDGKDDQAQLDRASRIFHTALEEMQKSGCAMFDRNNLAEILKSQGNKAMQSKLYPDAIELYSFATALCEDNAVYYCNRAAALTQIHHYEAAVQDCLKSIAVNPNYSKAYSRLGFAYYAQGKYRDAIDKGFTKALLLDPNSDSVKENIRVAEQKLKEEQQKRENDQSSASSSHGQASNHQPAGAPRTHAMPPPFASMSFDGNGIPDLSNELMNMTRDAFQGQHGSNGPDGSSNADSNDEPVIRISRSVNLGFGDQMPEELTGTLRSVMEMFSGAQPPGNPQDNMNGRSTPN from the exons ATGGCGAAGCTGAAGACAGATTCTCCTCTCTCTCGTCGCATAGTCCTCGCTTTTTTGCGCTTTCTCGATTCCG TGGAACCTGCTCCAGGAGCTGATGATGAAGGACTTGAGGTTGCTAAGCAGTGTCTATCAGAGGCTTTTAAGATTGGTCCTTCATCTTATGCCTCAAGTTCAGATTCATTAGTGGACATATTCAGTTCACGAGAAGCAATTGACCAAAGCCAAATAAATGTAGATCGTACTCATGATATATCTCTGCCAGATGCTCCTTGTACATCTTCAGGACAAAAG GCCGCAGATGGGACAAAAGAAGCTCAGACGTTTG GTATATCCAAAGATGAGCTCTTTGGGCAATTTTTTGACGCTCTTGAAAAAGCTCACTATTTCGGAAGCTTGCCAGATGGAAAAGACGATCAGGCTCAGCTGGATAGAGCATCAAGAATATTTCACACTGCTTTGGAG GAGATGCAAAAATCTGGATGTGCTATGTTCGACCGAAACAACCTTGCTGAGATCTTAAAATCTCAAG GTAATAAAGCAATGCAGTCAAAACTTTACCCTGATGCTATTGAGCTGTATTCTTTTGCAACTGCACTTTGTGAAGATAATGCGGTTTACTATTGCAACAG GGCAGCTGCTTTAACCCAGATCCACCATTATGAAGCAGCAGTTCAAGACTGCCTAAAATCTATTGCAGTAAACCCCAATTATAGCAAGGCTTATAGTAGATTGGGATTTGCCTATTATGCTCAAGGAAAGTACCGTGATGCGATAGATAAGGGATTCACAAAAG CATTGCTGTTGGATCCTAATAGTGATTCTGTCAAGGAAAATATACGG GTAGCAGAACAAAAGTTGAAAGAAGAGCAACAGAAGAGGGAGAATGATCAG AGCTCAGCCTCTTCAAGTCATGGACAAGCCTCAAATCACCAGCCTGCTGGGGCACCTAGAACTCATGCCATGCCTCCGCCATTTGCATCAATGTCATTTGATGGCAATGGTATTCCTGATTTGTCTAACGAGCTTATGAACATGACAAGAGATGCATTCCAAGGGCAGCATGGTTCAAATGGGCCAGATGGAAGCAGCAACGCTGACTCAAACGACGAGCCCGTTATAAGGATAAGCAGGAGCGTAAATCTCGGTTTTGGTGACCAGATGCCTGAGGAATTGACTGGGACCTTGAGGTCTGTTATGGAGATGTTTTCAGGAGCACAACCTCCTGGGAATCCTCAGGATAACATGAATGGAAGGTCAACACCGAATTGA
- the LOC107868063 gene encoding small glutamine-rich tetratricopeptide repeat-containing protein 2 isoform X3, translated as MAKLKTDSPLSRRIVLAFLRFLDSVEPAPGADDEGLEVAKQCLSEAFKIGPSSYASSSDSLVDIFSSREAIDQSQINVDRTHDISLPDAPCTSSGQKVVDAKDAHLLAADGTKEAQTFGISKDELFGQFFDALEKAHYFGSLPDGKDDQAQLDRASRIFHTALEEMQKSGCAMFDRNNLAEILKSQGNKAMQSKLYPDAIELYSFATALCEDNAVYYCNRAAALTQIHHYEAAVQDCLKSIAVNPNYSKAYSRLGFAYYAQGKYRDAIDKGFTKALLLDPNSDSVKENIRVAEQKLKEEQQKRENDQSSASSSHGQASNHQPAGAPRTHAMPPPFASMSFDGNGIPDLSNELMNMTRDAFQGQHGSNGPDGSSNADSNDEPVIRISRSVNLGFGDQMPEELTGTLRSVMEMFSGAQPPGNPQDNMNGRSTPN; from the exons ATGGCGAAGCTGAAGACAGATTCTCCTCTCTCTCGTCGCATAGTCCTCGCTTTTTTGCGCTTTCTCGATTCCG TGGAACCTGCTCCAGGAGCTGATGATGAAGGACTTGAGGTTGCTAAGCAGTGTCTATCAGAGGCTTTTAAGATTGGTCCTTCATCTTATGCCTCAAGTTCAGATTCATTAGTGGACATATTCAGTTCACGAGAAGCAATTGACCAAAGCCAAATAAATGTAGATCGTACTCATGATATATCTCTGCCAGATGCTCCTTGTACATCTTCAGGACAAAAGGTTGTAGATGCTAAAGATGCACATTTGCTG GCCGCAGATGGGACAAAAGAAGCTCAGACGTTTG GTATATCCAAAGATGAGCTCTTTGGGCAATTTTTTGACGCTCTTGAAAAAGCTCACTATTTCGGAAGCTTGCCAGATGGAAAAGACGATCAGGCTCAGCTGGATAGAGCATCAAGAATATTTCACACTGCTTTGGAG GAGATGCAAAAATCTGGATGTGCTATGTTCGACCGAAACAACCTTGCTGAGATCTTAAAATCTCAAG GTAATAAAGCAATGCAGTCAAAACTTTACCCTGATGCTATTGAGCTGTATTCTTTTGCAACTGCACTTTGTGAAGATAATGCGGTTTACTATTGCAACAG GGCAGCTGCTTTAACCCAGATCCACCATTATGAAGCAGCAGTTCAAGACTGCCTAAAATCTATTGCAGTAAACCCCAATTATAGCAAGGCTTATAGTAGATTGGGATTTGCCTATTATGCTCAAGGAAAGTACCGTGATGCGATAGATAAGGGATTCACAAAAG CATTGCTGTTGGATCCTAATAGTGATTCTGTCAAGGAAAATATACGG GTAGCAGAACAAAAGTTGAAAGAAGAGCAACAGAAGAGGGAGAATGATCAG AGCTCAGCCTCTTCAAGTCATGGACAAGCCTCAAATCACCAGCCTGCTGGGGCACCTAGAACTCATGCCATGCCTCCGCCATTTGCATCAATGTCATTTGATGGCAATGGTATTCCTGATTTGTCTAACGAGCTTATGAACATGACAAGAGATGCATTCCAAGGGCAGCATGGTTCAAATGGGCCAGATGGAAGCAGCAACGCTGACTCAAACGACGAGCCCGTTATAAGGATAAGCAGGAGCGTAAATCTCGGTTTTGGTGACCAGATGCCTGAGGAATTGACTGGGACCTTGAGGTCTGTTATGGAGATGTTTTCAGGAGCACAACCTCCTGGGAATCCTCAGGATAACATGAATGGAAGGTCAACACCGAATTGA
- the LOC107868063 gene encoding small glutamine-rich tetratricopeptide repeat-containing protein alpha isoform X6 — protein MNSSFCKMEPAPGADDEGLEVAKQCLSEAFKIGPSSYASSSDSLVDIFSSREAIDQSQINVDRTHDISLPDAPCTSSGQKAADGTKEAQTFGISKDELFGQFFDALEKAHYFGSLPDGKDDQAQLDRASRIFHTALEEMQKSGCAMFDRNNLAEILKSQGNKAMQSKLYPDAIELYSFATALCEDNAVYYCNRAAALTQIHHYEAAVQDCLKSIAVNPNYSKAYSRLGFAYYAQGKYRDAIDKGFTKALLLDPNSDSVKENIRVAEQKLKEEQQKRENDQSSASSSHGQASNHQPAGAPRTHAMPPPFASMSFDGNGIPDLSNELMNMTRDAFQGQHGSNGPDGSSNADSNDEPVIRISRSVNLGFGDQMPEELTGTLRSVMEMFSGAQPPGNPQDNMNGRSTPN, from the exons ATGAACAGTTCATTTTGTAAAA TGGAACCTGCTCCAGGAGCTGATGATGAAGGACTTGAGGTTGCTAAGCAGTGTCTATCAGAGGCTTTTAAGATTGGTCCTTCATCTTATGCCTCAAGTTCAGATTCATTAGTGGACATATTCAGTTCACGAGAAGCAATTGACCAAAGCCAAATAAATGTAGATCGTACTCATGATATATCTCTGCCAGATGCTCCTTGTACATCTTCAGGACAAAAG GCCGCAGATGGGACAAAAGAAGCTCAGACGTTTG GTATATCCAAAGATGAGCTCTTTGGGCAATTTTTTGACGCTCTTGAAAAAGCTCACTATTTCGGAAGCTTGCCAGATGGAAAAGACGATCAGGCTCAGCTGGATAGAGCATCAAGAATATTTCACACTGCTTTGGAG GAGATGCAAAAATCTGGATGTGCTATGTTCGACCGAAACAACCTTGCTGAGATCTTAAAATCTCAAG GTAATAAAGCAATGCAGTCAAAACTTTACCCTGATGCTATTGAGCTGTATTCTTTTGCAACTGCACTTTGTGAAGATAATGCGGTTTACTATTGCAACAG GGCAGCTGCTTTAACCCAGATCCACCATTATGAAGCAGCAGTTCAAGACTGCCTAAAATCTATTGCAGTAAACCCCAATTATAGCAAGGCTTATAGTAGATTGGGATTTGCCTATTATGCTCAAGGAAAGTACCGTGATGCGATAGATAAGGGATTCACAAAAG CATTGCTGTTGGATCCTAATAGTGATTCTGTCAAGGAAAATATACGG GTAGCAGAACAAAAGTTGAAAGAAGAGCAACAGAAGAGGGAGAATGATCAG AGCTCAGCCTCTTCAAGTCATGGACAAGCCTCAAATCACCAGCCTGCTGGGGCACCTAGAACTCATGCCATGCCTCCGCCATTTGCATCAATGTCATTTGATGGCAATGGTATTCCTGATTTGTCTAACGAGCTTATGAACATGACAAGAGATGCATTCCAAGGGCAGCATGGTTCAAATGGGCCAGATGGAAGCAGCAACGCTGACTCAAACGACGAGCCCGTTATAAGGATAAGCAGGAGCGTAAATCTCGGTTTTGGTGACCAGATGCCTGAGGAATTGACTGGGACCTTGAGGTCTGTTATGGAGATGTTTTCAGGAGCACAACCTCCTGGGAATCCTCAGGATAACATGAATGGAAGGTCAACACCGAATTGA
- the LOC107868063 gene encoding small glutamine-rich tetratricopeptide repeat-containing protein 2 isoform X5, which translates to MNSSFCKMEPAPGADDEGLEVAKQCLSEAFKIGPSSYASSSDSLVDIFSSREAIDQSQINVDRTHDISLPDAPCTSSGQKVVDAKDAHLLAADGTKEAQTFGISKDELFGQFFDALEKAHYFGSLPDGKDDQAQLDRASRIFHTALEEMQKSGCAMFDRNNLAEILKSQGNKAMQSKLYPDAIELYSFATALCEDNAVYYCNRAAALTQIHHYEAAVQDCLKSIAVNPNYSKAYSRLGFAYYAQGKYRDAIDKGFTKALLLDPNSDSVKENIRVAEQKLKEEQQKRENDQSSASSSHGQASNHQPAGAPRTHAMPPPFASMSFDGNGIPDLSNELMNMTRDAFQGQHGSNGPDGSSNADSNDEPVIRISRSVNLGFGDQMPEELTGTLRSVMEMFSGAQPPGNPQDNMNGRSTPN; encoded by the exons ATGAACAGTTCATTTTGTAAAA TGGAACCTGCTCCAGGAGCTGATGATGAAGGACTTGAGGTTGCTAAGCAGTGTCTATCAGAGGCTTTTAAGATTGGTCCTTCATCTTATGCCTCAAGTTCAGATTCATTAGTGGACATATTCAGTTCACGAGAAGCAATTGACCAAAGCCAAATAAATGTAGATCGTACTCATGATATATCTCTGCCAGATGCTCCTTGTACATCTTCAGGACAAAAGGTTGTAGATGCTAAAGATGCACATTTGCTG GCCGCAGATGGGACAAAAGAAGCTCAGACGTTTG GTATATCCAAAGATGAGCTCTTTGGGCAATTTTTTGACGCTCTTGAAAAAGCTCACTATTTCGGAAGCTTGCCAGATGGAAAAGACGATCAGGCTCAGCTGGATAGAGCATCAAGAATATTTCACACTGCTTTGGAG GAGATGCAAAAATCTGGATGTGCTATGTTCGACCGAAACAACCTTGCTGAGATCTTAAAATCTCAAG GTAATAAAGCAATGCAGTCAAAACTTTACCCTGATGCTATTGAGCTGTATTCTTTTGCAACTGCACTTTGTGAAGATAATGCGGTTTACTATTGCAACAG GGCAGCTGCTTTAACCCAGATCCACCATTATGAAGCAGCAGTTCAAGACTGCCTAAAATCTATTGCAGTAAACCCCAATTATAGCAAGGCTTATAGTAGATTGGGATTTGCCTATTATGCTCAAGGAAAGTACCGTGATGCGATAGATAAGGGATTCACAAAAG CATTGCTGTTGGATCCTAATAGTGATTCTGTCAAGGAAAATATACGG GTAGCAGAACAAAAGTTGAAAGAAGAGCAACAGAAGAGGGAGAATGATCAG AGCTCAGCCTCTTCAAGTCATGGACAAGCCTCAAATCACCAGCCTGCTGGGGCACCTAGAACTCATGCCATGCCTCCGCCATTTGCATCAATGTCATTTGATGGCAATGGTATTCCTGATTTGTCTAACGAGCTTATGAACATGACAAGAGATGCATTCCAAGGGCAGCATGGTTCAAATGGGCCAGATGGAAGCAGCAACGCTGACTCAAACGACGAGCCCGTTATAAGGATAAGCAGGAGCGTAAATCTCGGTTTTGGTGACCAGATGCCTGAGGAATTGACTGGGACCTTGAGGTCTGTTATGGAGATGTTTTCAGGAGCACAACCTCCTGGGAATCCTCAGGATAACATGAATGGAAGGTCAACACCGAATTGA
- the LOC107868063 gene encoding small glutamine-rich tetratricopeptide repeat-containing protein 2 isoform X2, which translates to MKKLSLKSFCLWKIRKSESEMVTVTAEGKRNVAIKAISVEPAPGADDEGLEVAKQCLSEAFKIGPSSYASSSDSLVDIFSSREAIDQSQINVDRTHDISLPDAPCTSSGQKAADGTKEAQTFGISKDELFGQFFDALEKAHYFGSLPDGKDDQAQLDRASRIFHTALEEMQKSGCAMFDRNNLAEILKSQGNKAMQSKLYPDAIELYSFATALCEDNAVYYCNRAAALTQIHHYEAAVQDCLKSIAVNPNYSKAYSRLGFAYYAQGKYRDAIDKGFTKALLLDPNSDSVKENIRVAEQKLKEEQQKRENDQSSASSSHGQASNHQPAGAPRTHAMPPPFASMSFDGNGIPDLSNELMNMTRDAFQGQHGSNGPDGSSNADSNDEPVIRISRSVNLGFGDQMPEELTGTLRSVMEMFSGAQPPGNPQDNMNGRSTPN; encoded by the exons ATGAAAAAACTCTCTTTAAAGAGTTTCTGCCTTTGGAAAATAAGAAAGTCAGAATCGGAAATGGTGACTGTTACTGCAGAAGGTAAAAGGAATGTTGCAATCAAAGCAATTTCag TGGAACCTGCTCCAGGAGCTGATGATGAAGGACTTGAGGTTGCTAAGCAGTGTCTATCAGAGGCTTTTAAGATTGGTCCTTCATCTTATGCCTCAAGTTCAGATTCATTAGTGGACATATTCAGTTCACGAGAAGCAATTGACCAAAGCCAAATAAATGTAGATCGTACTCATGATATATCTCTGCCAGATGCTCCTTGTACATCTTCAGGACAAAAG GCCGCAGATGGGACAAAAGAAGCTCAGACGTTTG GTATATCCAAAGATGAGCTCTTTGGGCAATTTTTTGACGCTCTTGAAAAAGCTCACTATTTCGGAAGCTTGCCAGATGGAAAAGACGATCAGGCTCAGCTGGATAGAGCATCAAGAATATTTCACACTGCTTTGGAG GAGATGCAAAAATCTGGATGTGCTATGTTCGACCGAAACAACCTTGCTGAGATCTTAAAATCTCAAG GTAATAAAGCAATGCAGTCAAAACTTTACCCTGATGCTATTGAGCTGTATTCTTTTGCAACTGCACTTTGTGAAGATAATGCGGTTTACTATTGCAACAG GGCAGCTGCTTTAACCCAGATCCACCATTATGAAGCAGCAGTTCAAGACTGCCTAAAATCTATTGCAGTAAACCCCAATTATAGCAAGGCTTATAGTAGATTGGGATTTGCCTATTATGCTCAAGGAAAGTACCGTGATGCGATAGATAAGGGATTCACAAAAG CATTGCTGTTGGATCCTAATAGTGATTCTGTCAAGGAAAATATACGG GTAGCAGAACAAAAGTTGAAAGAAGAGCAACAGAAGAGGGAGAATGATCAG AGCTCAGCCTCTTCAAGTCATGGACAAGCCTCAAATCACCAGCCTGCTGGGGCACCTAGAACTCATGCCATGCCTCCGCCATTTGCATCAATGTCATTTGATGGCAATGGTATTCCTGATTTGTCTAACGAGCTTATGAACATGACAAGAGATGCATTCCAAGGGCAGCATGGTTCAAATGGGCCAGATGGAAGCAGCAACGCTGACTCAAACGACGAGCCCGTTATAAGGATAAGCAGGAGCGTAAATCTCGGTTTTGGTGACCAGATGCCTGAGGAATTGACTGGGACCTTGAGGTCTGTTATGGAGATGTTTTCAGGAGCACAACCTCCTGGGAATCCTCAGGATAACATGAATGGAAGGTCAACACCGAATTGA
- the LOC107868063 gene encoding small glutamine-rich tetratricopeptide repeat-containing protein 2 isoform X1, whose protein sequence is MKKLSLKSFCLWKIRKSESEMVTVTAEGKRNVAIKAISVEPAPGADDEGLEVAKQCLSEAFKIGPSSYASSSDSLVDIFSSREAIDQSQINVDRTHDISLPDAPCTSSGQKVVDAKDAHLLAADGTKEAQTFGISKDELFGQFFDALEKAHYFGSLPDGKDDQAQLDRASRIFHTALEEMQKSGCAMFDRNNLAEILKSQGNKAMQSKLYPDAIELYSFATALCEDNAVYYCNRAAALTQIHHYEAAVQDCLKSIAVNPNYSKAYSRLGFAYYAQGKYRDAIDKGFTKALLLDPNSDSVKENIRVAEQKLKEEQQKRENDQSSASSSHGQASNHQPAGAPRTHAMPPPFASMSFDGNGIPDLSNELMNMTRDAFQGQHGSNGPDGSSNADSNDEPVIRISRSVNLGFGDQMPEELTGTLRSVMEMFSGAQPPGNPQDNMNGRSTPN, encoded by the exons ATGAAAAAACTCTCTTTAAAGAGTTTCTGCCTTTGGAAAATAAGAAAGTCAGAATCGGAAATGGTGACTGTTACTGCAGAAGGTAAAAGGAATGTTGCAATCAAAGCAATTTCag TGGAACCTGCTCCAGGAGCTGATGATGAAGGACTTGAGGTTGCTAAGCAGTGTCTATCAGAGGCTTTTAAGATTGGTCCTTCATCTTATGCCTCAAGTTCAGATTCATTAGTGGACATATTCAGTTCACGAGAAGCAATTGACCAAAGCCAAATAAATGTAGATCGTACTCATGATATATCTCTGCCAGATGCTCCTTGTACATCTTCAGGACAAAAGGTTGTAGATGCTAAAGATGCACATTTGCTG GCCGCAGATGGGACAAAAGAAGCTCAGACGTTTG GTATATCCAAAGATGAGCTCTTTGGGCAATTTTTTGACGCTCTTGAAAAAGCTCACTATTTCGGAAGCTTGCCAGATGGAAAAGACGATCAGGCTCAGCTGGATAGAGCATCAAGAATATTTCACACTGCTTTGGAG GAGATGCAAAAATCTGGATGTGCTATGTTCGACCGAAACAACCTTGCTGAGATCTTAAAATCTCAAG GTAATAAAGCAATGCAGTCAAAACTTTACCCTGATGCTATTGAGCTGTATTCTTTTGCAACTGCACTTTGTGAAGATAATGCGGTTTACTATTGCAACAG GGCAGCTGCTTTAACCCAGATCCACCATTATGAAGCAGCAGTTCAAGACTGCCTAAAATCTATTGCAGTAAACCCCAATTATAGCAAGGCTTATAGTAGATTGGGATTTGCCTATTATGCTCAAGGAAAGTACCGTGATGCGATAGATAAGGGATTCACAAAAG CATTGCTGTTGGATCCTAATAGTGATTCTGTCAAGGAAAATATACGG GTAGCAGAACAAAAGTTGAAAGAAGAGCAACAGAAGAGGGAGAATGATCAG AGCTCAGCCTCTTCAAGTCATGGACAAGCCTCAAATCACCAGCCTGCTGGGGCACCTAGAACTCATGCCATGCCTCCGCCATTTGCATCAATGTCATTTGATGGCAATGGTATTCCTGATTTGTCTAACGAGCTTATGAACATGACAAGAGATGCATTCCAAGGGCAGCATGGTTCAAATGGGCCAGATGGAAGCAGCAACGCTGACTCAAACGACGAGCCCGTTATAAGGATAAGCAGGAGCGTAAATCTCGGTTTTGGTGACCAGATGCCTGAGGAATTGACTGGGACCTTGAGGTCTGTTATGGAGATGTTTTCAGGAGCACAACCTCCTGGGAATCCTCAGGATAACATGAATGGAAGGTCAACACCGAATTGA